In a genomic window of Quercus lobata isolate SW786 chromosome 4, ValleyOak3.0 Primary Assembly, whole genome shotgun sequence:
- the LOC115987311 gene encoding organic cation/carnitine transporter 3-like, which translates to MADSTPLLSQPNSAESQSTTPPLEKHRPSLDSSIEQCIGVFGWAQFFQTLLVSLAWLFDAQQTFISVFTDAYPTWHCTTHQHGCDSVSNICYLPKNSWAWDWPSYTSIISEWKLECSSSIITGLPASSFFMGCLVGGFVLATLADSSLGRKNMIFLSCLTMSLSSLLTVFSTNIWVYSALRLVCGFGRATIGTSALVLTAELVGKRWRGQVGVIGFFCFTIGFLSLPAIAYLNRGSSWRSLYLWTSIPGIFYSMLVHFFVRESPRWLFVRGRKEEAVATLKSIATPSHSSCLTWSFSEVSFQEERWNNGNVFSTIKMLVQKRWAFRRLLPVLVIGFGVGMVYYGMPLGLGNLSFNLYLSVTLNALAEIPSSLITMLLIGKLNRKFSVLAFTTLSGIFSIMCALKGEVWTRLQIGLELVSFFSACTAFDILLIFTIELFPTSVRNTAASLVRQAVVFGGVFGPILVAADRRDGISSYGVFGLVIGCCGLFAVCLPETRGRALCDTMDEEEHKEKAICDGEGDVLA; encoded by the coding sequence ATGGCCGATTCAACACCACTTCTCTCCCAACCCAATTCCGCCGAGTCACAAAGCACCACCCCACCTCTAGAGAAACACCGTCCATCCCTTGATTCCTCCATTGAACAGTGTATAGGAGTATTTGGGTGGGCCCAATTCTTCCAAACTCTACTTGTATCCTTGGCATGGCTATTTGATGCACAACAAACATTCATTAGTGTCTTCACTGATGCATACCCAACATGGCACTGTACTACTCATCAACATGGTTGCGACTCCGTCTCCAACATTTGCTATCTTCCAAAAAATTCATGGGCATGGGATTGGCCTTCCTATACATCAATCATATCAGAATGGAAGTTAGAATGTTCTTCTTCCATTATCACTGGCTTGCCTGCATCATCTTTCTTCATGGGTTGCCTAGTGGGTGGATTCGTTCTTGCTACACTTGCTGATTCCTCACTTGGTCGCAAAAACATGATCTTTCTTTCATGCCTAACCATGTCCCTATCTTCTTTGCTTACTGTCTTCTCCACCAACATATGGGTTTACTCGGCTTTAAGattggtttgtgggtttggcCGTGCAACAATTGGAACTTCTGCACTTGTGTTAACAGCTGAGCTTGTGGGTAAAAGGTGGCGAGGCCAAGTGGGTGTGATAGGGTTCTTTTGTTTCACAATTGGGTTCTTATCACTACCTGCTATAGCTTATTTGAATAGAGGTTCATCTTGGAGATCTCTTTATTTATGGACTTCTATCCCAGGAATCTTTTATTCTATGCTGGTTCACTTCTTTGTTCGCGAGTCTCCTAGATGGCTCTTTGTGCGTGGACGAAAAGAGGAAGCAGTTGCCACGTTGAAAAGCATTGCAACACCTAGCCATAGTAGTTGTTTAACTTGGAGCTTCTCTGAGGTTTCGTTTCAGGAAGAAAGATGGAATAATGGGAATGTTTTCTCGACTATAAAGATGTTGGTGCAGAAAAGATGGGCTTTCCGAAGGTTGTTACCGGTTTTGGTGATAGGTTTTGGGGTTGGAATGGTGTACTATGGCATGCCGTTAGGCCTAGGAAACTTATCATTCAATCTCTACTTGAGTGTGACATTAAATGCCTTAGCTGAGATACCATCTTCATTGATCACTATGTTGCTTATAGGTAAGTTGAACAGAAAATTTTCTGTGCTTGCTTTCACTACTCTTAGTGGGATTTTCAGTATTATGTGTGCTTTGAAAGGTGAGGTGTGGACAAGATTGCAGATTGGACTTGAGCTAGTATCCTTCTTCAGTGCTTGTACCGCTTTCGATATATTACTCATATTCACAATAGAGTTATTCCCTACTTCTGTGAGGAACACAGCTGCTTCGTTGGTGAGACAAGCAGTTGTGTTTGGTGGTGTGTTTGGTCCGATCCTAGTGGCTGCTGATAGAAGAGATGGAATTTCATCCTATGGGGTGTTTGGGTTGGTGATAGGCTGTTGTGGGCTGTTTGCAGTTTGTTTACCAGAGACAAGAGGTAGAGCACTTTGTGATACAATGGACGAGGAAGAACACAAAGAGAAGGCAATTTGTGACGGTGAAGGTGATGTCTTGGCTTAA